A genomic region of Cotesia glomerata isolate CgM1 linkage group LG9, MPM_Cglom_v2.3, whole genome shotgun sequence contains the following coding sequences:
- the LOC123271372 gene encoding PBAN-type neuropeptides-like, producing MSSLRLNVSFGAGILLLIIIVNQVSCDDGNNLVKNGESGSQCAEQKDCLLLWFGPRLGRRRRSGAVSQVNDDINTITDVINANPWAFASYHGTGDKRHSTQFTPRLGRELEDTLVQRYLTLDKDNDLYHLMDGQNVDQNRQLSLPPPPLFAPRLGRQLPLNSPRLRQLLQNLRNF from the exons ATGTCTTCTCTCAGATTAAATGTTAGTTTTGGTGCCGGGATTCTCTTATTGATAATTATCGTTAATCAAGTGTCTTGTGATGACG GAAACAACCTTGTCAAAAACGGTGAATCAGGTTCTCAATGCGCGGAACAAAAGGATTGCTTGTTACTGTGGTTTGGACCAAGACTTGGACGTCGACGTAGATCTGGAGCTGTGTCCCAGGTTAACGACGACATTAACACCATCACAGACGTCATCAATGCTAATCCTTGGGCTTTTGCTTCTTATCatg GAACCGGAGACAAAAGACACTCGACCCAGTTCACTCCGAGACTAGGTCGAGAGCTAGAGGACACCTTGGTCCAGAGATATTTAACGCTTGACAAAGATAATGATTTATATCACCTGATGGACGGCCAAAATGTTGATCAAAACCGGCAACTGTCTCTTCCTCCACCGCCTTTGTTCGCACCACGTCTGGGTCGTCAGCTACCCTTAAACTCGCCTCGGTTGAGACAACTACTTCAGAATCTAcgcaacttttaa
- the LOC123271398 gene encoding heart- and neural crest derivatives-expressed protein 2-like, with translation MLGEYESHADYYPQWHQPYHYSSQRPYDSVGLSDVDRQQLCCGGDSGISGGSSDAGSGSASTPPLPLEEFGGPDSIYGSPIQHYSHSIPQQLYSSMHYSQQQYLDQQNHQNSSQQKLDRHIDFSMSVTHLQNNNMPGTGSTEHLQLSLHHHMNSISHDSSSTLIIRPKRRNTANKKERRRTQSINNAFADLRDCIPNVPADTKLSKIKTLRLAASYIGYLMAVLESDKEDEPQTFRAEILSSGKRSKSQQNSNDSYQNISNFYEETSKCKGRTGWPQHMWAQELKQESSSTTTSASLTVSQLQ, from the exons atgtTGGGTGAATATGAAAGTCATGCTGATTATTATCCACAATGGCATCAACCCTATCATTATTCTAGCCAAAGACCTTATG attcCGTGGGATTATCCGACGTAGACCGACAGCAACTTTGCTGCGGAGGAGACTCAGGAATATCCGGCGGCAGTTCTGACGCCGGAAGTGGATCGGCATCAACACCTCCTCTGCCATTAGAAGAATTCGGGGGCCCGGATTCAATTTACGGCTCCCCAATCCAACACTATTCGCACTCGATACCTCAGCAACTGTATTCTTCAATGCACTACTCTCAGCAGCAGTACCTGGACCAGCAGAACCATCAAAATTCAAGCCAGCAGAAGCTGGACCGACATATCGACTTCTCGATGTCAGTTACTCACCTCCAGAACAATAATATGCCCGGAACCGGATCTACCGAGCACCTCCAGCTCAGCCTGCACCACCACATGAACTCAATCTCCCACGACAGCTCCTCGACTTTGATCATCAGGCCCAAAAGGAGGAACACCGcgaataaaaaagaaagacGACGGACTCAAAGTATTAATAATGCGTTTGCTGACCTGAGAGATTGCATCCCAAATGTTCCGGCGGATACTAAGTTGTCCAAGATAAAAACTCTTAGATTAGCGGCTTCTTATATTGGATACCTGATGGCTGTTTTGGAGAGTGATAAGGAAGACGAGCCACAAACATTTCGCGCTGAAATTTTGTCCAGTGGAAAAAGAAGTAAATCTCAGCAGAATTCG aatGACTCGTATCAAAACATAAGCAATTTTTATGAAGAAACGTCAAAGTGTAAAGGAAGAACTGGATGGCCTCAGCACATGTGGGCACAAGAATTGAAGCAAGAATCTTCATCAACCACGACGTCGGCGTCTTTAACAGTCAGTCAGTTACAATAG